The genome window GCCGCCGGTGCTGTCGGGCCTGAACTACAGCATGGGCAAGGTCTCCGAGGCGCTGCCGGTGCTGGATTTCTGGCCCTGGCGCTACGCCACCGACTACGAATTCCAGCCCGGCCCCGACTGCCCGGCGCCGCTGACCCGGCGCGACCCGGGCTTCCATCGCTGCTACAGCGCGGTCGGCGACTTCCCCGAGGTCAACGTCGGCCCCAAGTGGCTGCTGGTGCGGATGCTGACGGCGTTCGGCTCGGGGCTGGTGCCGATTCTCTGATGGGCGGGGATTCGGGATTGGGGATGAGCAGCCATTCGGCTGCTGAAAAGCCGGGAGCCGCAAAAGCAAGTCCCCGCGACCGGATGCCCCGTGCAGGCGCGATAATGTCCGTGCAGGGGATGCCGCTCTTGCCAATCCCCAATCCCGAATCCCCAATCCCGGCCCCAAAATGTCCTTTCGCGAACCCGCCGATCTCGCCGTCCTCAACGCCGATTGCCGCGACACCCTGATCGCGCACCTGGGCATCGTCTTCACCGAGGCCGGGCCGGACTGGCTGCGGGCGACGATGCCGGTGGATGCGCGCACGCGGCAGCCGTACGGGCTGCTGCACGGCGGCGCGTCGGTGGTGCTGGCCGAGACCCTGGGCAGCACCGCCGGCAACCTGTGCGTGCAGCCGGGGCGCATCTGCGTGGGCCTGGAGATCAACGCCAACCACCTGCGCAGCGCGCGCAGCGGCACGGTCACCGGCACGGCGCGGCCGCTGCACGTGGGCCGGTCCACCCAGGTGTGGGAGATCCACATCGAGGACGCGGCGGGCAAGCCGGTGTGCGTGTCGCGGCTGACCCTGGCGGTGGTCGACCGCGGCTGACGCCGTGCGCGCGGCGCGCGCGTCTTCAGGGTGACACAATTCTCCGTTAGGCCCCCGCTTCCGGTACCCTTATCCCAATGAGCGAGTTCTCCCCACCCGCCATGCGCCAATACGGTGGGGCGCTGCGCTGGGTTCGTTACGGCTACCGCGTGCCGCTGCTGGCGTTGCACGTGCTGTTGTCGCTGCCGTTCCTGCTGGTGTGCATGGCGCTGTCGCCCGGCCGCGCCGGCACCGAGTCCTTCGGCGACCGCGTGGTCTGCTGGTGGTCGACCTGGCTGCTGCGCATCTTCGGCCTGCGCGTGCGCCGCATCGGCACGCCGCTGCCCAACCCGGCGCTGTTCGTGGCCAACCACGTCAGCTGGATCGACATCGTGATGCTGCACAGCCAGCGCATGATGGGTTTCGTCGCCAAGCGCGAGATCGCCGGCTGGCCGCTGGTCGGCTGGCTGGCCACCCGTGGGCAGACCATCTTCCACCAGCGCGGCAGCACCGAGTCGCTGGGCGGGGTGCTGCAGGCGATGCTGGAGCGGCTGCGTTCCGGGCGCTCGGTCGGGGTGTTCCCGGAAGGGCGCACCCGCAGCGGCCAGGACGTGGGGCCGTTCCACGCGCGCATCTTCCAGGCCGCGGTCGAGGCCGAGGTGGCGGTGCAGCCGGTGGCGCTGCGCTACGGCGCCGGCGGCTCGGCGCAGCAGATCGTCGCGTTCGGGCCGCACGAGAGTTTCTTCGCCAACTTCCTGCGTCTGCTCGGCGAGCCGGGGCGGGTGGCCGAGGTGCATTTCCTGGAGCCGATCCGGCTGCAGGACGTGGAAGGGCGCCGGCGCATCGCCGAGACGTCGCGCGCGCGCATCGTCACGGCAATGGCACAACCCTGAACGGGGCGACACCGAACGGATCGCACCTGACCGATTACTCCAGTCGGCAGGCGCAAGCTCGCTCTCCATGAACGCAACCGATTACTCCCCCCCACGCTGGCTGCGCAACCCGCACGTCCAATCGGTCCTGGGTTCCAGCCTGCTGCGTGTGCGCCGTGGCGAGCAGCTGCTGGCCGCCAGCGGCGCCACCACCACCTCGCACATCCTCGACGGCGGCGACGGCGTGCGCCTGCAGGGCTGGCTCAGCGTGCCGGCCGGCGCCCCGCCGCGCGGCACCGTGCTGCTGCTGCACGGCTGGGAAGGCAGCGCCGATTCCAGCTACATGCGCCTGACCGCGGCGAAGATGCTGGCGCTGGGCTACCAGGTGTTCCGGCTCAACTTCCGCGACCACGGCGGCACCCACCACCTCAACGTGGACCTGTTCCACTCCGAGCGCCTGGACGAAGTGGTCAACGCCGCCTGCGACCTGTGGCAGCGGTTCCCGGCGCCGACGCTGCTGGCGGCCGGCTATTCGCTGGGCGGCAATTTCGCCCTGCGCCTGGCGCTGCGCGCGCCGTCCGCGGGCCTGCCGCTGCGCCACGTCGCCGCGGTGTGCCCGTTGCTGGACCCGGCCACCACCATGCAGCGGATCGAGAACGGCCCGCAGTTCTACGACTGGTATTTCCGCCGCAAGTGGCGCGAGTCGCTGCTGCGCAAGCGCGAACTGTTCCCCGACCGCCACGGCTACGACGACGCCACCCTGGCGCTGGACATGCGCGGGCTGATGGCCTGGCTGGCCGAGCGCCATGCCGGCTTCGCCAGCCTGGACGCCTACTTCGACAGCTACTGCATCGCCGGCGAGCGCCTGCTCGGCCTCAGCGTGCCGGCCGACATCCTGATGGCCGAGGACGACCCGGTGATCCCGCTGGACGACTTCCGCAACTGGCGCCTGCCCGAGGTGGCGCGGCTGGAGATCGCACGCTGGGGCGGCCATTGCGGCTTCATCGAGAATGCGCGCGGCGACGGTTTCGCCGAACGCTGGGTGGCCGAGCGGCTGACCGAGGGGCTGGTGGAGGCGTAGCCGGCGGGCGACCTCGCCCGCGGCGGGCTTGCGCCAGCCAGGCAGGGCAGGCGCACACCGCGTCCGGGTGCGGCGCGCGGCGATGCGCCTTCCGCCGTTCTCGCACCACCGTCGCCACCACGTAGCGCGACCCCCGCGCACTCGGCGATCTGCGCAGGCCAGCATTCTCGGCGCGGGTCGCCGTCCGCGACGTCTCCTCCTCGTGGCGCCGGCGACAAGGCGCTGCCGGCAACGTCCGTGCCCCGGTGCGGCCGCAGGCGCCCGCGCAGGGCGGCCCGATGCTCCCGCTACAATGCGGGTTTGCCCCGAGCCGGAACTCCATGCACCAGCCCATTCTCGACGCCCTGCGCCGCCAGGACACCGCCGACGCGCTGCGTCTCGCCCAGACCTGGGCCGCCGAGGCCGCCGACGACCCGCAGGCCCTGCGCTGGCTGGCGCTGGCGCAACAGCAGCACGGCGAGACGGCCGCGTCCCTGGACAGCATCGGCCGCGCGATCGCGCTGGCCCCGGAAGACGCCAGCCTGCACCTGCTGCGCGCCGGCATGCTGGTCAGCGCCAACGACCTGGCCCAGGCCGAGGACGCGCTGGCGCAGACCGCGGCGCTGGATCCCAACGAATTCCTCGCCTACGTGATGCGCGCGCACCTGGCGCTGGGCCGCGGCGACCTGGACGAAGTGGAGCGGCTCAGCCGCACCGCCGCGCGCCTGCAGCCGGAGCATCCGCAGTTGCTCGGCGTGGACGGCATGCTGGCGCTGCGCCGCGGCGACGCCGACCGCGCGCTGGCGCTGCTCGCGCGTGCCAGCAATGCCCTGCCGGACGATCCGCGCCTGCTCTACGCGCTGGGCTTCGCCTACCTGGACAAGCAGCACTTCGCCTTCGCCGAGACCGCGTTCCGCCGCGTCGCCGCGCTCACCCCGGGCACTGGCGCGGCGATGATGGCGCTGGTCGCGCAGTTGGCCTACCGCCAGGGCCGCCTGGACGACGCCCTCACCGCGCTGGAGACGGTGCTGGCCGATCCGGCCGGCGACACCCCCAACATGCGCCGGCTGGCCGGCGAATACGCCTTGCAGGCCGACCGCCCGGCCGAGGCGCTGGAGCACCTGCGCCGCACCCTGGCGGTGGCGCCGGACGATCGCCGCACCCTGCATGCGGCGTTGATCGCCTGGCAGCGCCTGGGCACGATCGACGATGCCCGCGCCACCCTGGAAGCGGCGTTGGCCACCACCACCGACGCCCACGACCTGTGGCTGGCGCGGCTGGCGCTGGAGCCGGTGGGCGGGCCGGAGGCGCGCGCGCTGATCGCGCGCTGGCAGGCGGCGATGCCGGCGCACGTGCCGGCGCTGGAAGCGCAGCTGCGCGTGCACGACATGGCCGGCGAGCGCGACCAGGGCGAGGCCGTGGCGCAGCGCATCGTGGCGCTGGAACCGGGCCGGCTCAGCGGCGAGGAACGCTTGGTCGAGGCGCTGCTGGAGCGCGGCGAGCACGATGCCGCGATCGACCACGTGCGCGGCCTGATGCAGCGCATGCCCGAACAGGACCGCACCGTGGTGCGGCCGTGGCTGGCGGCGGTGCAGGATGCCGCCGGACGCCCGCAGGACGCGTTGGCGACCTGGGTGGCCTTCCAGCAGGAACAGTTGCCGCACCGGCTGCCGCTGCCGCCGCTGGGCCAGGCCCCGGCGCAGTGGCCGGCGCTGGCCCCGATCGACCCGCAGAACCCGGCGCGGCCGCTGTTCGTGTGGGGCGCGCCGGGCAGCGGCGTGGAGCGGGTGATCGCGGTGATCGACGCGGCCAGCCCGGTGCTGCGCGGCGACCGTTTCGGCCCGCAGCCGCCGACCGACGGCCTGCAGCGCTTCCGCAGCGTCGAGGAACTGGACAGCGGTGCGCTGGACGGCGCGGCGCTGGTCGCCGAGTGGCGCGCGCAGCTGCCGGCACGCGGCGTCGCCGACGGCAACATCGTCGACTGGCTGCTGTGGTGGGACAACGCGCTGCTGCGCGCGCTGCGCCCGCACCTGCCGGAAGGACGGCTGCTGGTGGTGCTGCGCGACCCGCGCGACATGCTGCTGGACTGGCTGGCCAACGGCGCCCCGGCGCCGCTGGGCCTGGCCTCGCCGGAGACCGGCGCGCAGTGGCTGGCGGCGGTGCTGGCGCAGGTCGCCGACCTGCACGAGCAGGATCTGTATCCGCATCATCTGGTGCGCCTGGACGGCACCGAGCACGATCCGGCCGGCGTGGCGGCGGCGCTGGAGCAGGCGTTCGGCGTGCCGTTCCCGGCCATCGCCACGGTCGGCCCGCCGCGCCTGGCCGCCGGCCATTGGCGCGCCTATGCCGGCCCGCTGTCCGCCGCGTTCGCGCTGCTGACGCCGGTGGCGGTCCGCCTTGGCTACCCTGAAACCTGATTTCCCACGGAGCTTCCCGCATGCGTCTTCGCAGTGACAGCCTGCAGCCCGGCCACCCCATCCCGGCGACCTACGCGATGGGCCAGGCCGACGGCTTCGGCGGCAACCGCAACCCCCACCTGGCCTGGGACGCGGTGCCGGCCGGCACCCAATCCTTCGCCCTGCTGTGCGTCGATCCGGACGTGCCGACCGTGGCCGAGATGGTCGGCCGCGACGACGTCCAGATCCCGGTCGCGCAGCCGCGCACCGAATTCGTGCATTGGGTGGCGGTGGACCTGCCGGCCGACCTGCGCGCGATCGCCGAGGGCAGCGCCAGCGACGGCGTGGTCGCCAAGGGCAAGCAGCATCCGCCCGGCCTGGACGGTGCGCGGCAGGGACTGAACAGCTACACCGACTGGTTCGCCGGCGACGCGGCGATGGGCGGCGACTACTACGGCTACGACGGCCCGTACCCGCCGGCCAACGACCTGCGCGTGCATCGCTACTTCTTCCGCCTGTTCGCGCTGGACGTGGCGCGGCTGGACGTCCCGGCGCGTTTCACTTCGGCCGACGCCCTGCGCGCGATGCAGGGCCATGTGCTGGCCGAAGCCAGCCTGTACGGCACCTACAGCCTCAATCCAGCAGCGAAGTGAGCCTGAGCCCCTCTCTCAAGGAGACAAGGGCGAAGCCGTAGCCCCTCTCCCACCGGGAGAGGGATTGGGGTGAGGGGCCGGAGCGCGCAGCGCCCACGTCGACCTGTCGCTGCGAGGCTTCGCCCGGACCCTCATCCGCCCCTGCGGGGCACCTTCTCCCGAGGGGAGAAGGGAAACGCCTAGCCCCTCTCCCCCGGGAGAGGGGTTGGGGTGAGGGTCCGGGCGCGCAGCGCCCACGTCGACCTGTCGCTGCGAGGCTTCGCCCGTACCCTCATCCGCCCCTGCGGGGCACCTTCTCCCGAGGGGAGAAGGGAAACGCCGTAGCCCCTCTCCCACCGGGAGAGGGGTTGGGGTGAGGGTCCGGCGCGCGCAGCGCCTCGCCGACTTAACCCCTCACGCCGCCGGCAACCACAGCAGCAGCGCCGCGCCCAGCACGATGCGGTACACCGCGAAGGCGGTGAAGCGGTGCGACTTGATGTAGCCCAGCAGCCACTTCACCACCACGAAGCCGGTGACCATCGAGGCGACGAAGGCCAGCGCCACGTCGCCCCAGTTCTCGCTGCCCAGGCCGCCGTCCTTATACAGCTCCAGGAACGAGTACGCACTGGCCGCGAACATGGTCGGGATGCCGAGCAGGAAGGCGAACTCGGCCGCGGCCGAGCGCTTGCTCAGGCCCAGCAGCATCGCCAGGAAGATCGTCGCCGCCGACCGCGAGGTGCCGGGGAACACGCCGGCCACCACCTGCGCCAGGCCGACCGCGATGGCCACCGTCCAGGTCACCGTCTCGCGTTCGGGCAGGCGCGCGGCGAAGTACTCGGCCACCAGCATCCACACGCCGCCGATCACCAGCGCCCAGGCCACCGGCTCCACATTGTCGGGCAACTGCCAGCCGGCCTTGCGCACCACCAGGCCGACCACCGCGGTCACCAGAAAGGCCGCGCCCAGCTTGAACGCGTAGTCGCGGTTGGCGCGGTCGCCCAGGCCGGTGGCCAGGTCCCACAGGCGCTGCCGGAACACCAGGGTGGTGGCCAGGATCGCGCCGGCCTGGATCACGATGTTGAAGAAGTCCGAACGGTGGCCGAGCCAGCGCTCGGCGATCAACAGGTGCCCGGTGCTGGAGATGGGCAGGAATTCGGTCAGGCCTTCGATGATGCCCAGCAGCAGGGCCGACAGCAGATCGCTCATGGGGGAAGAGGGTCGCGTTTGGGGGAGGGGAAGCTGCGCAAGGATAGAGCATCCGCTTGCGCGCCATTTTGGTGCGTTCAGGCGTGAATGCACCAGTAAAGTGCAGTGCAGTTGCATCGTTCGCGTGCACGCTTCAGCAGAATCAAGGGCTTGTGAGTGCCACATGATTGGCATGGCGATTGCTGATACTCGCCCACGCCCTTCACAACCCGAGGTTGCATCGATGTCTGTGGAAACTATTGAGAAGCTGGTCAAGGACAACAAGATCGAGTTCGTCGACCTGCGCTTCGTCGACATGCGCGGCGTGCAGCAGCACGTCACCTTCCCGGTCAGCATCATCGAGCCGGCGCTGTTCGAGGAAGGCAAGATGTTCGACGGCAGCTCGATCGCCGGCTGGAAGGGCATCAACGAGTCGGACATGGTCCTGCTGCCCGACGCCGACACCGCCTTCGTCGATCCGTTCATGGCCGATCCGACCCTGGTGCTGACCTGCGACATCCTCGACCCGGCCACCATGCAGAGCTACGGCCGCGACCCGCGCGGCGTGGCCAAGCGCGCCGAGGCCTACCTGAAGTCCAGCGGCATCGCCGACCAGGCGTTCTTCGGCCCGGAGCCGGAATTCTTCATCTTCGACGGCGTGCGCTTCGGCAACGAGATGGGCCACACCTTCTTCAAGATCGATTCGGAAGAAGCGGCCTGGAGCAGCGGCAGCAAGATCGAAGGCGGCAACAGCGGCTACCGTCCGGCGGTCAAGGGCGGCTACTTCCCGGTGCCGCCGACCGACTCGCTGCAGGACCTGCGCGCGGAGATGTGCAAGACCCTGGAGCAGGTCGGCATCGAAGTCGAAGTGCACCACCACGAAGTGGCCACCGCCGGCCAGTGCGAGATCGGCACCAAGTTCAACTCGCTGGTGAAGAAGGCCGACGAGCTGATGATGCTCAAGTACATCATCAAGAACGTCGCCTACCGCAACGGCAAGACCGCGACCTTCATGCCCAAGCCGATCGTCGGCGACAACGGCTCGGGCATGCACGTGCACCAGTCGCTGGCCAAGGGCGGCACCAACCTGTTCTCCGGCGACGGCTACGGCGGCCTGTCGCAGATGGCGCTGTGGTACATCGGCGGCATCTTCAAGCACGCCAAGGCGATCAACGCCTTCACCAACTCCGGCACCAACAGCTACAAGCGCCTGGTCCCGGGCTTCGAGGCGCCGGTGATGCTGGCCTACTCGGCGCGCAACCGCTCGGCCTCGTGCCGCATTCCCTGGGTGTCCAACCCGAAGGCGCGCCGCATCGAGATCCGTTTCCCGGATCCGCTGCAGTCCGGCTACCTGACCTTCGCCGCGCTGATGATGGCCGGCCTGGACGGCATCAAGAACCAGATCGACCCGGGCGCGCCCAGCGACAAGGACCTGTACGACCTGCCGCCGGAAGAGGAGAAGCAGATCCCGCAGGTGTGCTCCAGCCTCGACCAGGCGCTGGAAGCGCTGGACGCCGACCGCGAGTTCCTCAAGGCCGGCGGCGTGTTCACCGACGACTTCATCGACGGCTACATCGCGCTGAAGATGCAGGAAGTGACCAAGTTCCGCGCGGCCACGCACCCGCTGGAATACCAGCTGTACTACGCCAACTGAGTTCCACGCGCGGCGATGGCGAAGGCTTCCCCTCCCTCCTTCGCCATCGCCGCCACCTGCCCGGCTGGGGAGCCGCGCAGGTGGTCCGCGTCCGTCATCGCGTCATCGCTCGTCCAGGGGATGTATCGCGCAACACAGCGCTTGCGTGCCGTGGGACACGTTCCCTCCCACTTCGCCGTCGCCGCCGCACCGTGGGTGCGGTGGGCCTCGGCGTGATCCACGGAACGCATCGCGCAGCAACACCCGCGCCGTTCGCGGCGCGGTCGATGGGCCCAGTGCCGGTCGGCCTTCGGCGGCCGGTTCCTTCCACCAACGGGGTATGCGCATGAAACTGATCACCGCCATCATCCGGCCATTCAAGCTCGACGAGGTCCGCGAGGCCTTGTCGCAGGCTGGGGTGTCCGGCATCACCGTCACCGAGGTCAAGGGCTTCGGTCGGCAGAAGGGCCACACCGAGTTGTATCGGGGTGCCGAATACGTCGTCGACTTCCTGCCCAAGATCAAGATCGAGACCGTGGTGACCGACGAACGTCTGGATGCCGTGGTCGAGGCGATCCAGGGCGCGGCCGGCACCGGCAAGATCGGCGACGGCAAGATCTTCGTCACCGCCATCGAGCAGGTCGTCCGTATCCGTACCGGCGAAATCGGCGCCGATGCGCTCTAACCCCACCTTGGAGCCCTTCATGAAGACAGGTCTGTTCGCCGGGTGGAAAGCCCGGTTCTATGCGGTGTGCATGCTGATGCTGGTCAGCGCGATGTCGATCGGCGTGCCCGGCAAGGCCTTTGCCCAGGCCGAAGTCACCCCGGCGCCGACGCCGGATGTGGTCACCGAACAACTGACGCCGCCACCGGCGCCGGCCGCCGCGCCGGCAGCGGCCGCCGCCGCGCCGGTGGTGGACAAGGGCGACGTCGCCTGGATGCTCACCTCCACGCTGCTGGTGCTGCTGATGGTGGTGCCCGGCCTGGCGCTGTTCTACGGCGGCATGGTCCGCGCCAAGAACGTGCTGTCGGTGCTGATCCAGGTCGGCGTGGTGTTCTCGCTGATCGCGGTGCTGTGGGTGGTCTACGGCTACAGCCTGGCGTTCGCCGACGGCGGTCCGTTCATCGGCACGCTGCACAAGGCGCTGCTGGCCGGAGTCGACACCACCACGTTGGCCGACACCTTCTCCAAGGGCTTCAAGCTGCCGGAGTACGTGTTCGTCGCGTTCCAGCTGACCTTCGCCGGCATCACCGGCGCGCTGATCGTCGGCGCCTTCGCCGAGCGGGTGAAGTTCGCCGCGGTGCTGCTGTTCGTGGTCATCTGGTTCACCTTCGGCTACCTGCCGCTGGCGCACATGGTGTGGTCGGCCCCGGGCTTCCTGTTCGGCAAGGGCGCGCTGGACTTCGCCGGCGGCACCGTGGTCCACATCAACGCCGGTGTCGCCGGCCTGGTCGGTTCCTACTTCGTCGGCAAGCGCCTGGGCTTCGGCCACAACGCGCTGAAGCCGCACAACGTGACCCTGACCTTCGTCGGCGCCTCGCTGCTGTGGGTGGGCTGGTTCGGCTTCAACGCCGGCTCGGCGCTGGAAGCCAACGCCACCGCGGCGCTGGCCTTCCTCAACACCCTGCTGGCCACCGCCGCGGCGGTGCTGGCCTGGTCGCTGACCGAGAAGGTGGTCAAGGGCAAGTCCTCGGCGCTGGGCGTGGC of Xanthomonas sacchari contains these proteins:
- a CDS encoding hotdog fold thioesterase, giving the protein MSFREPADLAVLNADCRDTLIAHLGIVFTEAGPDWLRATMPVDARTRQPYGLLHGGASVVLAETLGSTAGNLCVQPGRICVGLEINANHLRSARSGTVTGTARPLHVGRSTQVWEIHIEDAAGKPVCVSRLTLAVVDRG
- a CDS encoding lysophospholipid acyltransferase family protein — translated: MSEFSPPAMRQYGGALRWVRYGYRVPLLALHVLLSLPFLLVCMALSPGRAGTESFGDRVVCWWSTWLLRIFGLRVRRIGTPLPNPALFVANHVSWIDIVMLHSQRMMGFVAKREIAGWPLVGWLATRGQTIFHQRGSTESLGGVLQAMLERLRSGRSVGVFPEGRTRSGQDVGPFHARIFQAAVEAEVAVQPVALRYGAGGSAQQIVAFGPHESFFANFLRLLGEPGRVAEVHFLEPIRLQDVEGRRRIAETSRARIVTAMAQP
- a CDS encoding YheT family hydrolase, with amino-acid sequence MNATDYSPPRWLRNPHVQSVLGSSLLRVRRGEQLLAASGATTTSHILDGGDGVRLQGWLSVPAGAPPRGTVLLLHGWEGSADSSYMRLTAAKMLALGYQVFRLNFRDHGGTHHLNVDLFHSERLDEVVNAACDLWQRFPAPTLLAAGYSLGGNFALRLALRAPSAGLPLRHVAAVCPLLDPATTMQRIENGPQFYDWYFRRKWRESLLRKRELFPDRHGYDDATLALDMRGLMAWLAERHAGFASLDAYFDSYCIAGERLLGLSVPADILMAEDDPVIPLDDFRNWRLPEVARLEIARWGGHCGFIENARGDGFAERWVAERLTEGLVEA
- a CDS encoding tetratricopeptide repeat protein, yielding MHQPILDALRRQDTADALRLAQTWAAEAADDPQALRWLALAQQQHGETAASLDSIGRAIALAPEDASLHLLRAGMLVSANDLAQAEDALAQTAALDPNEFLAYVMRAHLALGRGDLDEVERLSRTAARLQPEHPQLLGVDGMLALRRGDADRALALLARASNALPDDPRLLYALGFAYLDKQHFAFAETAFRRVAALTPGTGAAMMALVAQLAYRQGRLDDALTALETVLADPAGDTPNMRRLAGEYALQADRPAEALEHLRRTLAVAPDDRRTLHAALIAWQRLGTIDDARATLEAALATTTDAHDLWLARLALEPVGGPEARALIARWQAAMPAHVPALEAQLRVHDMAGERDQGEAVAQRIVALEPGRLSGEERLVEALLERGEHDAAIDHVRGLMQRMPEQDRTVVRPWLAAVQDAAGRPQDALATWVAFQQEQLPHRLPLPPLGQAPAQWPALAPIDPQNPARPLFVWGAPGSGVERVIAVIDAASPVLRGDRFGPQPPTDGLQRFRSVEELDSGALDGAALVAEWRAQLPARGVADGNIVDWLLWWDNALLRALRPHLPEGRLLVVLRDPRDMLLDWLANGAPAPLGLASPETGAQWLAAVLAQVADLHEQDLYPHHLVRLDGTEHDPAGVAAALEQAFGVPFPAIATVGPPRLAAGHWRAYAGPLSAAFALLTPVAVRLGYPET
- a CDS encoding YbhB/YbcL family Raf kinase inhibitor-like protein — its product is MRLRSDSLQPGHPIPATYAMGQADGFGGNRNPHLAWDAVPAGTQSFALLCVDPDVPTVAEMVGRDDVQIPVAQPRTEFVHWVAVDLPADLRAIAEGSASDGVVAKGKQHPPGLDGARQGLNSYTDWFAGDAAMGGDYYGYDGPYPPANDLRVHRYFFRLFALDVARLDVPARFTSADALRAMQGHVLAEASLYGTYSLNPAAK
- a CDS encoding undecaprenyl-diphosphate phosphatase produces the protein MSDLLSALLLGIIEGLTEFLPISSTGHLLIAERWLGHRSDFFNIVIQAGAILATTLVFRQRLWDLATGLGDRANRDYAFKLGAAFLVTAVVGLVVRKAGWQLPDNVEPVAWALVIGGVWMLVAEYFAARLPERETVTWTVAIAVGLAQVVAGVFPGTSRSAATIFLAMLLGLSKRSAAAEFAFLLGIPTMFAASAYSFLELYKDGGLGSENWGDVALAFVASMVTGFVVVKWLLGYIKSHRFTAFAVYRIVLGAALLLWLPAA
- the glnA gene encoding type I glutamate--ammonia ligase translates to MSVETIEKLVKDNKIEFVDLRFVDMRGVQQHVTFPVSIIEPALFEEGKMFDGSSIAGWKGINESDMVLLPDADTAFVDPFMADPTLVLTCDILDPATMQSYGRDPRGVAKRAEAYLKSSGIADQAFFGPEPEFFIFDGVRFGNEMGHTFFKIDSEEAAWSSGSKIEGGNSGYRPAVKGGYFPVPPTDSLQDLRAEMCKTLEQVGIEVEVHHHEVATAGQCEIGTKFNSLVKKADELMMLKYIIKNVAYRNGKTATFMPKPIVGDNGSGMHVHQSLAKGGTNLFSGDGYGGLSQMALWYIGGIFKHAKAINAFTNSGTNSYKRLVPGFEAPVMLAYSARNRSASCRIPWVSNPKARRIEIRFPDPLQSGYLTFAALMMAGLDGIKNQIDPGAPSDKDLYDLPPEEEKQIPQVCSSLDQALEALDADREFLKAGGVFTDDFIDGYIALKMQEVTKFRAATHPLEYQLYYAN
- a CDS encoding P-II family nitrogen regulator, producing MKLITAIIRPFKLDEVREALSQAGVSGITVTEVKGFGRQKGHTELYRGAEYVVDFLPKIKIETVVTDERLDAVVEAIQGAAGTGKIGDGKIFVTAIEQVVRIRTGEIGADAL
- the amt gene encoding ammonium transporter, whose amino-acid sequence is MKTGLFAGWKARFYAVCMLMLVSAMSIGVPGKAFAQAEVTPAPTPDVVTEQLTPPPAPAAAPAAAAAAPVVDKGDVAWMLTSTLLVLLMVVPGLALFYGGMVRAKNVLSVLIQVGVVFSLIAVLWVVYGYSLAFADGGPFIGTLHKALLAGVDTTTLADTFSKGFKLPEYVFVAFQLTFAGITGALIVGAFAERVKFAAVLLFVVIWFTFGYLPLAHMVWSAPGFLFGKGALDFAGGTVVHINAGVAGLVGSYFVGKRLGFGHNALKPHNVTLTFVGASLLWVGWFGFNAGSALEANATAALAFLNTLLATAAAVLAWSLTEKVVKGKSSALGVASGMVAGLVGITPAAGTVGPFGAIAIGVAAGVICVWGVTGLKKLLNADDTLDVFGVHGVGGIVGAILTGVFTDKALGGMGYAEGVTMGHQVVVQAEGVLITVGWIGVVSVVGFLIAKLVFGLRVSEDAEREGLDITSHGESAYES